CCGTGCCAACGCGACGGCGTCCTTCTGCAACACCAGGCTTCCCACCGCGTTCCGCGCGTACGGCAAGGGCTCGACCATCGCCATCAGCCCGCGTTCCGCCAGCGCCGACACCGCCGCGGCGCAGCTCTCCAGCGTGGGCACGGTGCCGGCGTCGGCGTCGACCATCCGCAGCAGCATCTTGCCGCCGTCCAAGCCCTTGCCCGCGATGGCGGTGGGGTCGTAGGCGGTGAACCGGTCGTCGATCTCCCAGTCCGCACCGGCCAGGCCGCCGCGGTTCATGGAGCCGATGACGACCTTGTCGTGCAGGCCGTGGAGGAGCAGCAACTCCTCGATCACGTCCGGCGTCCCGAGCACCCCGTCCACCGCCGGGTTCGCCAGCGCGGTCAGCAGTCGGTCCAGCAGGGAGCGGCGGTCGGCCATCGCGAGCGGATCGGCGCCCACGCCCAGCGCACCGCGCGCGGGGTGGTCGGCCGCGACCAGGAACAGCGTGCCCTGGTCCGACAGCAGCCGTTGGCGGCGGCGGCGGGCTTGGTAGGCCCGGTGGA
This is a stretch of genomic DNA from Saccharothrix ecbatanensis. It encodes these proteins:
- a CDS encoding Cgl0159 family (beta/alpha)8-fold protein, whose translation is MITDEQWRQLLDTRATNPAAVHRAYQARRRRQRLLSDQGTLFLVAADHPARGALGVGADPLAMADRRSLLDRLLTALANPAVDGVLGTPDVIEELLLLHGLHDKVVIGSMNRGGLAGADWEIDDRFTAYDPTAIAGKGLDGGKMLLRMVDADAGTVPTLESCAAAVSALAERGLMAMVEPLPYARNAVGSLVLQKDAVALARAASVAAGLGSTSAYTWLKLPASADEVLDATTLPALVLGGVPSARPEDDLASWGRSLRHPTVRGLVVGRALLYPPDGDVAAAVEAAAQVLRTARESVDGTRETRERAGAKARAGEAHA